The Tardiphaga alba genome includes a window with the following:
- a CDS encoding bifunctional diguanylate cyclase/phosphodiesterase yields MSGHFTFVVHQILVLLAGSVCLFGTWVGMRHFARARATLGSTRIGWLFMASVGTGAALWASTYISILALDPQLNSGFDLVPVAITLAIAILSCLVGFEIGSRHFTLAPELGGGVMGVGILLMHYIGVDAWHFSGTTQWSGYGLALLLLLGLGLSALSVNRANRPVTRWCRHGAAIVLAFMICTMHYALTVSANVVPDPSAVLAPELVPAKMLGVGVVLAVLLVMGSGFSSYVIDMRARTESAERIHQLSFNDSMTGLPNRIAFNERLAFWAAESHERAHKLAALAINIDGFKDVNDLYGHGAGDLLLIEAAARMRHALGEDEFLARQSGDEFLALQMSGSQPADAEQFAMRIAASFAAPFVIRDHTIALTVAIGYSVFPTDTPERDQLLSNAKLAMDRGKATQRGAICAYHGEMDAAARTRRALARDLQSAVTNGELELHYQLQALLEDGTICGAEALMRWNHPKLGRVSPADFIPLAEETDAILDMGEWALRTACRDAAAGRLPGTIAVNLSPVQFGRADLAETIHAILLDTGLSPQRLEIEVTETTLMADQTRGLHILRKLKAMGISIAMDDFGTGYSSLSTLHVFPFDKIKLDQSFVRRIPDDAAACAIVRTVLALGHSLRIPVLAEGIETSAQWHFLLGEGCSKGQGYLYARPVPLAQVPAIIEMAEAVAQAEARTAAAAEMMLIAAA; encoded by the coding sequence ATGTCGGGTCACTTTACGTTCGTCGTCCATCAGATTCTCGTGCTGCTCGCGGGATCGGTCTGCCTATTTGGAACCTGGGTGGGCATGCGCCACTTCGCGCGCGCCCGGGCCACATTGGGATCGACGCGAATCGGCTGGCTGTTCATGGCATCTGTCGGCACCGGCGCGGCGCTCTGGGCCTCGACCTACATATCGATCCTTGCACTCGATCCGCAGCTGAATAGCGGCTTCGACCTCGTCCCTGTGGCGATCACACTCGCCATCGCGATCCTCTCATGTCTTGTCGGCTTCGAAATCGGCAGCCGGCATTTCACCTTGGCGCCCGAGCTCGGCGGCGGCGTGATGGGTGTCGGCATTCTCCTGATGCACTACATCGGCGTCGATGCCTGGCACTTCAGCGGCACGACGCAATGGAGCGGCTATGGACTCGCGCTGTTGCTGCTGCTCGGCCTCGGCCTGTCGGCGCTCTCCGTCAATCGCGCCAACCGTCCGGTGACGCGCTGGTGCCGGCATGGCGCAGCCATCGTGCTCGCATTCATGATCTGCACCATGCACTACGCATTGACGGTGTCTGCGAATGTCGTTCCCGATCCATCGGCGGTGCTGGCCCCGGAATTGGTGCCGGCGAAGATGCTCGGTGTCGGCGTCGTGCTGGCCGTGCTGCTGGTGATGGGCAGCGGCTTCTCGTCATATGTCATCGACATGCGAGCACGGACGGAGTCGGCCGAACGCATTCACCAGCTGTCGTTCAACGACAGCATGACCGGCCTGCCGAACCGCATCGCTTTCAACGAGCGCCTCGCTTTCTGGGCCGCGGAATCCCACGAACGCGCGCACAAGCTTGCAGCGCTGGCGATCAATATCGATGGCTTCAAGGACGTCAACGATCTCTACGGTCATGGCGCCGGCGATTTGCTGCTGATCGAGGCCGCGGCGCGGATGCGGCATGCGCTTGGCGAAGACGAATTCCTGGCGCGGCAGAGCGGCGACGAATTTCTCGCTTTGCAGATGTCGGGCAGCCAGCCCGCGGATGCCGAACAGTTTGCCATGCGCATTGCGGCGTCATTCGCCGCCCCGTTCGTCATTCGCGACCACACGATCGCGCTCACGGTCGCGATCGGCTATTCGGTCTTCCCGACCGATACGCCCGAGCGCGACCAGCTGCTCAGCAATGCCAAACTCGCGATGGATCGCGGCAAGGCCACACAACGCGGCGCCATCTGTGCCTATCACGGCGAGATGGATGCTGCCGCCCGCACCCGCCGGGCACTGGCGCGCGACCTGCAAAGCGCCGTCACCAATGGCGAACTCGAACTTCACTATCAGCTGCAGGCGCTGCTGGAAGACGGCACCATCTGTGGCGCCGAGGCGCTGATGCGCTGGAACCATCCGAAACTCGGCCGCGTGTCGCCGGCCGATTTCATTCCGCTCGCGGAAGAAACCGATGCCATCCTCGACATGGGCGAATGGGCGCTGCGCACAGCTTGTCGCGATGCCGCAGCAGGTCGCCTGCCCGGCACGATTGCCGTCAATCTGTCACCCGTGCAGTTCGGCCGAGCCGATCTTGCCGAAACGATTCACGCGATCCTGCTCGATACTGGCTTGTCGCCGCAGCGCCTCGAGATCGAAGTGACGGAAACGACATTGATGGCGGACCAGACACGCGGGCTGCACATCCTGCGCAAGCTGAAAGCGATGGGCATCTCCATAGCCATGGACGATTTCGGCACCGGCTATTCGTCGCTCAGCACGCTGCACGTTTTTCCGTTCGACAAGATCAAGCTCGATCAATCTTTCGTCCGCCGCATTCCCGATGACGCCGCAGCCTGCGCGATCGTCCGTACGGTGCTGGCGCTCGGCCACAGCCTGCGCATTCCGGTGCTCGCCGAAGGCATCGAAACCTCGGCGCAATGGCACTTCCTGCTCGGCGAAGGCTGCAGCAAGGGGCAAGGCTACCTGTACGCCCGACCGGTCCCACTGGCGCAGGTGCCCGCAATAATCGAAATGGCGGAAGCCGTGGCTCAGGCCGAGGCCAGAACCGCAGCAGCGGCCGAAATGATGTTGATCGCCGCGGCGTAA